AAAGTAAACCCTAACTGGAGTCGACCAGGACTGGCCCACGGCACCAGGTAAAACATCAAGCTGGTCTGTCATTCGCGTAATTCCTTCGACCTGCTCACTCAGGCTATGAATACACCAATCGAGGCTTGCTAACTCTGTCACTGCCAAGTCCTTCGCGTCGCGGCATGTCGGAGGTATATCAGCCAAGTGTCTCAGCATGAGACAGCTTGCATTCCCACTTAAAACAATTCAAGCAATTGTAGAGAATACGAGAGTTGACAGACAGTGTCAATAACAACAAAACATGTTATGATACAAATGAGCGTTGGATTTATATACATGTCTCAAGCTGTAACATCGCCAAATCAAACCACACGAGAAGGCAAGAAGACTCCTAGCAAGTCTCGAGAGTGGCATCGCCGCTGATATCCCAAGTGATGTTCTCGCCGCATGGGTTCTCAACGACATTCACTCCATTAGCCTCCAAAGAGATCGAAATATCGCTGGTAATCTCAAACTCGTCGCGAGCAGAGAGGCGAATATCGCCACCACCAGTGACAGTTCCACCATTAATCGACACCCCGTAGCAGTTCTCAATGAGAATCGCGTTGTTCTCTGTGTCAGAAATGTCGACGCTTGCGAtctcaacacctccagaCTCCGACACACAGAACACGCCACGGCCTCCACCCTTTGCGATCACGTTCTCGACGAACACGTTGGTCTCGTAGCTGCCATCTGCAAGTCTGCCGTTCTGGTTGGCCATGCGGAAGGCTGCGTAGCCGGTGCCTGTTGCTACGTTGTCTGCGTCCACGGTGCCGATTTGCGCATTCGTGGTGGCCTGGATGAGCAGACCACACTCGCCGACGTCCTTCGCGATGACTTGGTTGATGGTGAGGCCGTCGATGTTCCAAGTTTCCACAGCGTGGCTGCCTGCGCCGCTAATGTTGATGACATCCATAGACACATCGGTGTTGGCAGCTTCGTCTCGTTCGAAGCGGATCCCGAGACCGCCGCTCAAGTTCATGGTGATCTCTCCGAGGGAAAGACCGCTCACTCCGTAGAAGTGCAGACCGAAGTACGGGCTTCCTGTCAGGGTGAGGTAGGGGATCTGAACATCCTGCGTGCCCAGCGACCGAATGTTCCCCCGGCCATCGTTCGCCTGGACATCGATGGTGCCGCAGCCCTCGAAGATCTTGCCGCTGTCGATGTCGATCACGTTAGTGCCAATCGAGCCGGATGCGATGATTGACAGGCGTTGGCCTGAGCTGATACCGTCGAGACCGGCAGTAATTGCCGCGTAGTAGTCGTCGCCGGAGTAGACCTCGCTTCCACCCACGGCGGCA
Above is a window of Aspergillus puulaauensis MK2 DNA, chromosome 2, nearly complete sequence DNA encoding:
- a CDS encoding uncharacterized protein (COG:S;~EggNog:ENOG410PH7K;~InterPro:IPR011050;~SECRETED:SignalP(1-20)), encoding MVSSPFITTAVLALAATVSAQCGSGTPDATVDGEEGAYTAAVGGSEVYSGDDYYAAITAGLDGISSGQRLSIIASGSIGTNVIDIDSGKIFEGCGTIDVQANDGRGNIRSLGTQDVQIPYLTLTGSPYFGLHFYGVSGLSLGEITMNLSGGLGIRFERDEAANTDVSMDVINISGAGSHAVETWNIDGLTINQVIAKDVGECGLLIQATTNAQIGTVDADNVATGTGYAAFRMANQNGRLADGSYETNVFVENVIAKGGGRGVFCVSESGGVEIASVDISDTENNAILIENCYGVSINGGTVTGGGDIRLSARDEFEITSDISISLEANGVNVVENPCGENITWDISGDATLETC